In Plasmodium cynomolgi strain B DNA, scaffold: 0819, whole genome shotgun sequence, a single window of DNA contains:
- a CDS encoding hypothetical protein (putative) yields MIHKILLQTMILKNVKEYGNPNQNQGKQKNAYKKEGGYDDNYDDDDYDKDYDKGYDKDYDKDYDRGHDRGHDRDRGRDHDRDHDRD; encoded by the coding sequence ATGATTCACAAGATTTTACTTCAGACTATGattctaaaaaatgtaaaagaatACGGAAATCCCAACCAAAATCAAGGTAAACAGAAAAACGcttataaaaaggaaggtGGCTATGATGATAActatgatgatgatgactaTGACAAAGACTATGATAAAGGCTATGACAAAGACTATGACAAAGACTATGACAGAGGCCATGACAGAGGCCATGACAGAGACCGTGGCAGAGACCATGACAGAGACCATGACAGAGACC